A section of the Tamandua tetradactyla isolate mTamTet1 chromosome 4, mTamTet1.pri, whole genome shotgun sequence genome encodes:
- the LOC143678729 gene encoding protein S100-A7-like, whose product MSSTAAEKTILGLIDLFHKHTGNDDKIDKQNVLKMLRENFPNFLTACEGKGTDYLANVFERKDKNKDKKIEFSEFLSLLGEVATDYHNQSHGAPPCSGGSQ is encoded by the exons ATGAGCAGCACTGCGGCTGAGAAGACGATACTAGGCTTGATCGACCTATTTCACAAACACACCGGGAATGATGATAAGATAGACAAGCAAAACGTACTGAAGATGCTGAGGGAGAATTTCCCCAATTTCCTCACTGCCTgt GAAGGAAAGGGTACAGATTACCTGGCCAACGTCTTTGAGAGAAAGGACAAGAACAAGGATAAGAAGATTGAGTTTTCCGAGttcctctccctgctgggggaagTGGCCACAGACTACCACAACCAGAGCCACGGGGCGCCGCCCTGCTCCGGGGGAAGCCAGTGA